The proteins below come from a single Spirochaetia bacterium 38H-sp genomic window:
- a CDS encoding ABC transporter substrate-binding protein — protein sequence MKTGKRNIILLSILLFIIVGASTIFILWKSQPKGITIAISELPDSLNPILPQNISGMNASELIFDGLVNFEVDYLSKKLYPEFALAESIEQDPLTKKIYTVVLRDISWHDGRKLTADDVVFSFDAYMDPANESPQRAYLSSFIKKIEKVDNRTISIEFNDPIPPFRVYPILTFKIIPSVYNDKKMSTNLRSGENERNFAVEPIGTGPYRFTKWEIGKWIIFSSNESYFRRVPVISTLILKKVLDPVIRMNELKKGRINMILETSPMDRVKVEKIRGVDINSYLPFAFYQVFINCKKFTDPEARKAMAQAIDRASLVPGVTDADSGVVIGSSVFPADLFMSNIPEYMNSPVPDLLPEDLDKAKKMAEVSGLSGKTAILLYPDSLGDFGEAVATSISDQLRQIGFEVEPKRTGDQVFNRLVFIDHNYDLALAYSEGFDNLYSSLGSYFTSDGELNVTGISDKELDALFQKWEKAVKVVDWLDLTLEINKKMAELSPSIFLFKIQKDVYTKGLKDVNIATDNPFLSVEEWSF from the coding sequence ATGAAAACAGGAAAGAGAAATATAATATTATTGAGTATTTTACTTTTTATAATAGTAGGGGCTTCAACAATTTTCATTTTATGGAAATCACAACCCAAAGGTATAACAATAGCTATTTCTGAGCTTCCTGATTCCCTTAATCCTATATTGCCTCAAAATATTTCTGGAATGAATGCTTCGGAATTGATTTTTGATGGGCTTGTTAATTTTGAGGTGGATTATCTCTCTAAAAAACTGTATCCAGAATTTGCTCTGGCCGAAAGCATAGAACAAGATCCCCTTACAAAAAAAATCTATACTGTTGTTCTACGTGATATTTCTTGGCACGATGGAAGAAAACTTACTGCTGACGATGTGGTTTTTTCTTTTGATGCTTATATGGATCCTGCAAACGAATCACCTCAAAGAGCATATTTATCCTCATTTATAAAGAAAATAGAAAAAGTGGATAATCGTACCATAAGTATAGAATTCAATGATCCTATTCCTCCTTTTAGAGTATATCCTATTCTAACCTTTAAAATTATACCTTCTGTTTACAATGATAAGAAGATGAGTACAAATTTGCGTTCTGGTGAAAATGAGCGTAATTTTGCTGTGGAACCAATAGGAACGGGACCATATCGTTTTACAAAATGGGAGATTGGCAAGTGGATCATATTCTCTTCTAATGAGTCTTATTTCCGTAGAGTACCTGTTATTAGCACTTTGATATTAAAAAAAGTATTAGATCCTGTGATTAGAATGAATGAATTAAAAAAAGGTCGAATTAATATGATATTGGAAACATCCCCAATGGATAGAGTAAAAGTAGAAAAGATACGAGGTGTGGATATAAATTCTTATCTCCCCTTTGCTTTCTACCAGGTGTTTATCAATTGTAAGAAATTTACAGATCCCGAGGCTCGTAAAGCTATGGCTCAGGCAATTGACAGGGCTAGCTTGGTTCCAGGGGTAACAGATGCTGATAGCGGTGTTGTTATAGGTTCCAGTGTTTTCCCAGCCGACCTTTTTATGTCCAATATTCCGGAGTACATGAATAGTCCTGTGCCTGACCTTTTGCCAGAGGATTTAGATAAAGCAAAAAAAATGGCAGAAGTGTCAGGTCTAAGCGGTAAAACAGCTATCCTTTTGTATCCTGATTCTCTTGGTGACTTTGGAGAGGCTGTTGCAACATCAATCTCTGACCAGTTAAGACAAATAGGTTTTGAAGTCGAACCAAAACGAACAGGAGATCAGGTTTTTAATCGCTTGGTATTTATTGATCACAATTATGATTTGGCTTTGGCGTATAGCGAAGGTTTTGATAATCTGTACTCCAGTCTTGGTTCATATTTTACTTCCGATGGTGAATTGAATGTCACAGGTATTTCGGATAAAGAGTTGGATGCTCTTTTTCAAAAATGGGAAAAAGCAGTTAAGGTTGTTGATTGGTTGGATCTCACGTTGGAAATCAATAAAAAAATGGCAGAATTAAGTCCTTCGATCTTTCTATTTAAAATTCAAAAAGACGTATACACAAAGGGCTTAAAGGATGTAAATATTGCCACTGATAATCCTTTTCTATCTGTAGAAGAATGGTCTTTTTAG
- a CDS encoding TlyA family RNA methyltransferase, which translates to MKKKRLLDVLVSLYPDYERERLYANILCGDVFVDGVRIKDPFYGVKSSSIVELKSEDGYVSRGGYKLEAALSEWKLDVRGLCFVDVGSSTGGFTDCLLSRGASFVHAVDVGYNQLAWKLRADNRVSVMERCNIRDIKELVPRPDAAVADVSFSSLTGLIPHIIGLTAQKWGVFLLKPQFEYAAMIKHGLAEDYGFDGVIRDYSIVYIIADYILERIVSEGLCVGHLMPSPIRGSHGNLEFLLLISKGGPGAGRDELDKWYSSVSS; encoded by the coding sequence ATGAAGAAAAAACGTCTTCTGGATGTTCTTGTTTCTCTTTATCCCGATTATGAGAGAGAAAGACTCTATGCCAATATTTTATGCGGGGATGTCTTTGTCGATGGTGTGCGCATAAAAGATCCGTTTTATGGAGTAAAATCTTCTTCTATTGTGGAGCTTAAAAGCGAGGATGGGTATGTCTCCAGAGGAGGCTATAAGCTTGAGGCTGCTCTTTCTGAATGGAAGCTGGATGTCAGAGGTCTTTGTTTTGTCGATGTGGGGTCTTCTACAGGTGGTTTTACTGATTGTTTGCTTTCCCGGGGTGCTTCTTTTGTCCATGCTGTAGATGTGGGATATAATCAGCTTGCGTGGAAGCTTAGGGCTGACAATCGTGTGTCTGTTATGGAGAGATGTAATATAAGGGATATAAAAGAGCTTGTGCCTCGCCCTGATGCTGCTGTTGCGGATGTTTCTTTTTCTTCTCTTACTGGTTTGATACCGCATATTATTGGACTTACTGCGCAGAAATGGGGGGTTTTCCTTCTTAAGCCTCAGTTTGAGTATGCTGCCATGATAAAACATGGGCTTGCGGAGGATTATGGTTTTGACGGGGTCATAAGAGATTATTCTATTGTTTACATAATTGCAGACTATATACTTGAGCGTATTGTATCCGAGGGGCTCTGTGTGGGACATCTTATGCCTTCTCCTATAAGGGGTAGCCACGGTAATCTTGAGTTTCTTTTGCTTATATCGAAAGGAGGCCCTGGTGCTGGTAGAGATGAGCTTGATAAGTGGTATTCTTCTGTGTCTTCTTAG
- a CDS encoding SUMF1/EgtB/PvdO family nonheme iron enzyme, with the protein MGKIYFLSRGISLFLIVLLLVVSCSTLPTPDEIEYEPGFYYGKGSGTTQANATKEAKKDLIKLAIGKTREAAGLSGIVMITDDMVNSLDLSSLKIIAMDNSNGLWTVVCRVKEKDWNEYQLKRIESTRADIIPDLLKIKLSSDISFSDRIKEIASIVNRLYIEMLFDILTEEAGGGRLILDSCEDIAEKEFSTLKFEMETIPGFVEVSTGFNGRLITQSDTGRVPILATWTVRGEEPITIKLLTSEDGYFTINFPDNPQFYNRSVKLTLRTGFFDDTYSSDFLQKLELSTETSFFYQCFENIDKYFFENEVFVPGGDYKIGAVEGDVYATQKEASRTVTLKSFYMDKFLVTNSLWAMYLDSIGSDSYPEYWDNPDYNQYDQPVIGVSYDEAVAFSKWLSEKLGVVKRLPTEEEWEVAARGGQDIIFPWGNESPADGQYANYDGEDNFFGTSPVGSFPDGVNSLGLYDMAGNVWQWTSSPCSTSGNKNIVKGGGWMDGPQELRISNKRCLTKSKGYVDVGIRLIREVTENEN; encoded by the coding sequence ATGGGAAAAATTTATTTTCTTAGTAGAGGAATATCTTTATTCCTCATCGTCTTGTTATTAGTGGTTTCGTGCAGTACCTTACCGACTCCGGATGAAATCGAATATGAGCCAGGATTTTACTATGGAAAGGGGTCGGGGACCACGCAAGCTAATGCTACAAAAGAAGCAAAGAAGGATTTAATTAAGCTAGCTATTGGTAAAACACGTGAGGCGGCAGGTCTTAGCGGGATAGTAATGATAACAGATGATATGGTCAATTCTTTAGACCTTTCGAGCCTTAAAATTATTGCTATGGATAATAGCAATGGGCTCTGGACTGTTGTCTGCAGAGTAAAAGAAAAAGATTGGAATGAGTATCAGCTTAAACGGATAGAAAGTACTAGAGCTGATATAATACCAGACCTGTTAAAGATAAAATTATCTTCTGACATCTCTTTTTCTGATAGGATTAAAGAAATAGCCAGTATTGTTAATCGTCTTTATATAGAGATGCTATTTGATATATTGACAGAAGAAGCAGGTGGAGGAAGGTTAATACTTGATAGTTGTGAAGATATTGCAGAAAAAGAATTTTCTACTCTCAAGTTTGAGATGGAAACCATACCCGGTTTTGTTGAAGTTTCTACAGGATTCAACGGCAGACTTATTACACAATCTGATACAGGCAGAGTCCCCATTCTGGCAACATGGACAGTAAGAGGAGAAGAACCCATTACAATTAAGCTTCTAACTTCTGAAGACGGGTATTTTACTATTAATTTTCCTGATAATCCACAATTTTATAATCGTTCTGTCAAATTAACTCTAAGAACTGGTTTCTTTGATGATACTTACAGTTCTGACTTTCTACAAAAACTAGAACTCAGTACAGAAACATCTTTTTTCTACCAGTGTTTTGAAAACATTGACAAATACTTCTTTGAAAATGAAGTATTTGTTCCTGGAGGTGATTATAAAATCGGGGCAGTAGAGGGGGATGTTTATGCTACCCAAAAAGAGGCTTCTCGCACTGTGACTCTTAAATCTTTCTATATGGACAAATTCCTAGTTACAAACTCTTTGTGGGCTATGTATTTAGATTCTATAGGTTCTGATTCTTATCCAGAATATTGGGATAACCCGGATTATAATCAATATGATCAACCTGTGATAGGTGTAAGCTACGATGAGGCAGTTGCTTTTTCTAAGTGGCTGTCTGAAAAACTCGGAGTAGTAAAGAGATTGCCAACAGAAGAGGAGTGGGAAGTAGCAGCCAGAGGAGGACAGGATATAATCTTTCCATGGGGAAATGAATCACCTGCTGACGGTCAGTATGCTAACTATGATGGTGAGGATAATTTTTTTGGAACATCTCCTGTTGGCAGTTTTCCTGATGGTGTTAATTCCTTAGGGCTATACGATATGGCTGGTAATGTATGGCAGTGGACGAGTAGTCCTTGTAGCACATCCGGTAATAAAAACATAGTTAAAGGAGGTGGATGGATGGATGGTCCTCAAGAACTACGCATATCAAATAAAAGATGTTTGACAAAATCCAAAGGTTACGTAGACGTTGGTATACGTCTTATAAGGGAGGTTACTGAAAATGAAAATTAA
- the der gene encoding ribosome biogenesis GTPase Der, which translates to MGQKNSVSVCPRVVIAGRPNVGKSTLFNRLIGKRKAITHHVAGVTRDAVEERFSLKDKLPVTLVDTGGIMAEPGGVFDPLVKEKAIKEAEKADVILLLLDVVDFTAEDEELINLFRPFEDRVILVVNKVDSPQREDIAWNFMSLGFSSVCFVSAEHRLGIEELEDRICKLLPDSTVDTAAEEEPDIKISILGKPNTGKSTLLNTLLGEYRAIVSDVPGTTRDLLEGEFSYKGKRFFVVDTAGIRRKSKVHDDIEFFSVRRSLDTVAKSEVVILMVDAKEGLSEQDKKIAAVARKHGRGMVLAVNKWDLMEDIPNQFNAVKDRIRFLFPHISYVPIVKLSAKEGEGINNLLNKVIAVREQLHRKLDTGPLNRKLREWVERTPPPGKKALRYKVRYITQTSTMPVKFVLFVNRVKGFPSSYVSYIENNIRKEFGLLSIPIDIELRQ; encoded by the coding sequence ATGGGTCAGAAAAATAGTGTTAGTGTTTGTCCAAGGGTGGTTATAGCCGGTCGCCCCAATGTGGGGAAGTCCACGCTTTTTAACAGACTTATAGGTAAAAGAAAGGCTATTACACACCATGTTGCGGGTGTAACACGAGATGCGGTGGAAGAGCGATTTTCTCTCAAGGATAAGCTTCCCGTAACTCTTGTGGATACAGGCGGTATTATGGCAGAACCAGGCGGTGTTTTTGATCCGCTAGTAAAAGAAAAAGCCATAAAAGAGGCGGAAAAAGCAGATGTCATTCTGCTTCTTTTGGATGTTGTTGATTTTACTGCCGAGGATGAAGAACTTATCAATCTTTTTCGTCCTTTTGAAGACAGGGTTATTCTTGTTGTCAACAAGGTTGATTCTCCACAGAGAGAGGATATTGCCTGGAATTTTATGTCACTGGGTTTTTCCTCTGTGTGTTTTGTTTCCGCAGAGCATAGGCTTGGCATAGAAGAGCTTGAGGATCGTATTTGCAAGCTATTGCCTGATTCTACAGTAGATACTGCAGCAGAGGAAGAGCCGGATATAAAGATAAGCATACTGGGTAAGCCTAATACAGGCAAATCCACTTTGCTAAATACTCTTTTGGGAGAGTACAGAGCTATTGTCTCGGATGTTCCAGGTACTACAAGGGATTTGCTTGAGGGAGAATTCTCTTATAAAGGAAAGCGTTTTTTTGTGGTTGACACTGCCGGGATAAGAAGGAAAAGCAAGGTACATGATGATATAGAGTTTTTTTCTGTAAGACGTTCTCTTGATACAGTTGCTAAGTCCGAGGTCGTTATTCTCATGGTGGATGCAAAGGAAGGTTTAAGCGAACAAGATAAGAAAATAGCTGCGGTTGCAAGAAAGCATGGCCGGGGAATGGTTCTTGCTGTCAATAAGTGGGACCTTATGGAAGATATTCCCAATCAGTTTAATGCTGTCAAGGATAGAATACGGTTTTTGTTCCCCCACATATCTTATGTTCCTATTGTTAAGCTTTCTGCTAAGGAAGGTGAGGGCATAAACAATCTTTTAAACAAGGTTATTGCTGTGAGAGAACAGCTTCACCGCAAGCTTGATACAGGTCCTTTAAACAGAAAGCTTAGGGAGTGGGTGGAGAGGACTCCACCACCTGGCAAGAAGGCCTTGCGCTATAAGGTAAGATACATAACACAGACATCTACTATGCCTGTAAAATTTGTGCTTTTTGTTAACAGAGTTAAAGGATTCCCATCCTCTTACGTGTCTTATATAGAAAATAACATAAGAAAAGAATTTGGCTTGCTTAGTATTCCCATAGATATAGAACTAAGGCAATGA
- a CDS encoding ATP-binding cassette domain-containing protein: protein MFTNRPVVLKDFTIILKDRKILDSVCFEPEVGSSNVIVGKTGVGKSVLLRTIAGFIPLSIFRLDGTMHIHDLPAYIDGKKTDADTWSEIMSRGVIFVPAESAQVMNPALTLEHNCNLLAPESRDIIVSRLKKYFNLDFDAFSRLYPDEVSGGELQRITLMILLSRIGNLFLLDEPTVNLDRNLRTLFAEFLNNEILSDKNNTVLIASHDLDFIHLLNVDKAYALEDSKLKKLEKLPETEGFEKITLSGAKASGLLLSKVSQTYFKRGIFGEREFVAYKNLNVSFNKSTIYGITGPSGCGKSSMIKGILRLIGGTKGAILLDEQDLISLKPDEYGWDPKNFLAFRKRMAVVQQDSRYAFFPDLKIRESIKQISEAMAGSDHLNEESMLFYMEKVGLKPLHYDAYPYSLSSGEMKRIDIARALASKPEVLLLDEPFAHIDFATRMMVMKVIGEYITQNETIIIVVTHEDFDLRYFVETSFDFPDIISHVAFR from the coding sequence GTGTTTACCAACCGTCCTGTTGTGTTAAAGGATTTTACAATTATATTGAAAGATAGAAAAATCCTTGATTCTGTGTGTTTTGAGCCGGAAGTCGGTTCTTCTAATGTAATAGTTGGCAAGACCGGAGTAGGAAAATCGGTACTTCTTAGAACAATAGCAGGTTTTATTCCTCTGTCAATTTTTAGGCTTGATGGCACTATGCATATACATGATTTGCCTGCATATATTGATGGTAAAAAGACTGATGCAGATACATGGTCAGAAATTATGAGCAGAGGAGTTATCTTTGTTCCTGCAGAAAGTGCTCAGGTTATGAATCCTGCTTTAACTTTAGAACATAACTGTAATCTCCTGGCTCCGGAATCCAGAGATATAATAGTAAGCAGGTTAAAGAAATATTTTAATCTTGATTTTGATGCCTTTTCCAGATTATACCCTGATGAGGTTTCTGGAGGAGAACTCCAGCGTATTACTCTTATGATATTGCTTTCCAGGATTGGTAATCTTTTTCTGTTGGATGAACCAACAGTAAATCTGGATAGAAACCTCAGAACTCTTTTTGCAGAATTCCTTAATAACGAAATATTGTCTGATAAAAATAATACAGTTCTGATAGCAAGTCATGATTTGGATTTTATACATCTTTTAAATGTAGATAAGGCATATGCTTTGGAAGATTCAAAACTAAAAAAACTGGAAAAACTTCCGGAAACAGAGGGCTTTGAAAAAATCACCCTTTCTGGTGCAAAAGCGTCAGGTCTACTTTTATCAAAAGTATCACAGACCTATTTTAAGAGAGGAATTTTTGGTGAGAGAGAGTTTGTTGCATATAAAAATCTGAATGTTTCTTTTAATAAATCCACTATATATGGAATAACAGGCCCTTCTGGATGTGGAAAATCAAGTATGATAAAGGGAATCTTAAGGTTGATTGGTGGTACAAAGGGAGCCATATTACTGGATGAGCAAGATTTAATATCTCTTAAACCTGATGAATATGGTTGGGATCCTAAAAACTTTCTTGCATTTCGTAAACGTATGGCAGTCGTTCAACAGGATTCTAGATATGCTTTTTTCCCTGATCTAAAGATTAGAGAATCTATTAAGCAAATTTCTGAAGCTATGGCGGGTTCTGATCATTTAAACGAAGAATCCATGTTGTTTTATATGGAAAAAGTGGGGTTAAAACCCCTGCATTATGATGCATATCCTTATTCGCTTTCTTCTGGAGAGATGAAACGTATTGATATAGCCAGGGCATTGGCTTCAAAACCAGAAGTTCTGCTTCTTGATGAACCTTTTGCGCATATAGATTTTGCAACAAGAATGATGGTTATGAAAGTCATAGGCGAATATATTACTCAAAATGAAACGATTATAATTGTTGTGACCCATGAAGACTTTGATTTGAGATATTTTGTAGAAACCAGTTTTGATTTCCCTGATATAATATCTCATGTGGCTTTTAGGTAA
- the ptsP gene encoding phosphoenolpyruvate--protein phosphotransferase yields the protein MKKFKGISVFPGIVIGEAFVYDSAPPPVPRYFVRDEHVDKEINRYKEAVVRAKREIESLKDSHGDEETMGILDSHLLMLDDPEFSTSIEASLRDEQKNVEWVILDVSERYIKKLIAMDNEYFRDRVHDLRDVSNRLINHLLYRERLSLADVSREVVLVCHDLMPSEAIQMNKRYIRGIAMDAGGRTSHTAILARAFEIPAVLGLASITENVSSGQTVILDGTAGEIIVDPTDDVLAEYGRKMREFEEYTVDLLSLNELPAETKDGKRIFLKANIEVPDEIDSVIAHGADGVGLFRTEFLFMFSGRLPDEDKQYAAYRRVLESMKNKNVIIRTLDLGGDKVLAGVIDNLDEHNPILGWRAIRFCLSNVDIFKTQLRALLRASVYGNLSIMFPLVSSQQELLDALSILDDVKAELDAKSIPYDKNLRVGVMIEVPAAALTADILAQKVDFFSIGTNDLIQYTLAIDRGNEKVAYLYQPFNMGVLRLIRMTVEHAHRVGIPVSMCGEMAGDPLATLLLLGLGLDELSMSPASIPEIKKLIRSVSLNECEELAGTVLSMTNTGDVLRFVEKKMKELGVYGSEK from the coding sequence ATGAAAAAATTTAAGGGCATTTCTGTCTTCCCCGGTATTGTTATCGGCGAGGCTTTTGTATATGATTCTGCTCCGCCTCCAGTGCCGAGGTATTTTGTAAGAGATGAGCATGTTGATAAGGAGATCAATCGCTACAAGGAGGCTGTCGTAAGGGCAAAGAGGGAGATTGAGTCTCTTAAGGATTCTCATGGCGATGAGGAGACTATGGGAATCTTGGATTCTCATCTCCTTATGCTGGATGATCCTGAGTTTTCTACCAGTATTGAGGCTTCTCTTAGGGACGAGCAGAAGAATGTGGAGTGGGTTATTCTTGATGTAAGCGAGCGCTATATCAAGAAGCTTATTGCTATGGATAATGAGTACTTTAGAGATAGGGTGCATGATTTGCGTGATGTTTCCAATAGGCTTATCAATCATCTTCTTTACAGGGAGAGGCTCTCTCTTGCGGATGTTTCCCGCGAGGTTGTTCTTGTCTGCCATGATCTTATGCCTTCTGAGGCGATTCAGATGAATAAGCGTTATATACGCGGTATTGCAATGGATGCTGGTGGTAGAACGTCTCATACGGCTATTCTTGCAAGGGCTTTTGAGATTCCTGCTGTTTTGGGGCTTGCTTCTATAACGGAGAATGTGTCCAGTGGACAGACTGTTATCCTTGATGGTACTGCTGGTGAGATTATTGTAGACCCTACGGATGATGTTCTTGCGGAATATGGCCGCAAGATGCGGGAGTTTGAAGAGTATACGGTGGATCTTCTCAGTCTCAATGAACTTCCTGCTGAGACTAAGGATGGCAAGAGGATTTTCCTTAAGGCAAATATAGAGGTCCCAGATGAGATTGATTCTGTTATTGCTCACGGTGCAGATGGTGTTGGGCTTTTTAGAACAGAGTTTTTGTTTATGTTTTCCGGCAGGCTGCCTGACGAGGATAAGCAGTATGCTGCATACAGGCGTGTTCTTGAGTCCATGAAGAATAAAAATGTTATAATAAGGACTCTTGACCTCGGTGGTGATAAGGTGCTTGCTGGTGTTATAGATAATCTGGATGAGCATAATCCTATTCTGGGATGGCGGGCCATACGATTTTGTCTGAGCAATGTTGATATTTTTAAGACTCAGCTTAGGGCTCTTCTTAGAGCTTCTGTATATGGTAATCTCAGTATTATGTTTCCTCTTGTGTCTTCTCAACAAGAACTTCTTGATGCTTTGTCTATTCTTGACGATGTAAAGGCGGAGTTGGATGCCAAGTCCATACCTTATGATAAAAATTTGCGTGTGGGTGTTATGATAGAGGTTCCTGCTGCTGCGCTTACTGCTGATATTCTTGCGCAAAAGGTGGATTTCTTCTCTATAGGCACTAATGACCTTATACAGTATACTCTTGCCATAGATAGGGGAAACGAGAAGGTTGCCTATCTTTATCAGCCTTTTAATATGGGGGTTTTACGCCTCATAAGAATGACGGTAGAGCATGCTCATAGAGTGGGAATCCCGGTGAGTATGTGCGGTGAGATGGCAGGAGATCCTCTTGCTACTTTGCTTCTTCTTGGTCTTGGGCTTGACGAGTTGAGTATGAGCCCTGCAAGTATTCCTGAGATAAAGAAGCTTATACGTTCTGTAAGTCTCAATGAATGTGAGGAGCTTGCGGGTACTGTTCTTTCTATGACAAATACTGGGGATGTACTTAGGTTTGTGGAAAAAAAGATGAAAGAGTTGGGAGTTTATGGGTCAGAAAAATAG
- a CDS encoding GerMN domain-containing protein — MARKKKKTYFGVIFWIASILVVLIVYLWNKPTITRVIEETGFMEVVKEKFSPAPTDKPSTENPAETKEPPKATQPEEKETEPTPKQTPLETPSPTPKPTKTLEKSKEPSHTTEETKKTINMLIYFAKVYDNGEVITAPVPRKIEYKDAPLTSTLKTLLAGPTETEKKSGIKNLIPEGTKLLGVSVKNRIAYINMSEDLRFNPLGQEGLLIELKQIVYTATQFPTVDKVQILIEGKIIPYLAPEGIPIGKPLKPDEI; from the coding sequence ATGGCAAGAAAAAAGAAAAAAACCTACTTTGGCGTTATATTCTGGATAGCAAGCATACTAGTAGTACTAATAGTATACCTGTGGAACAAACCCACAATAACACGAGTGATAGAAGAAACAGGCTTCATGGAAGTCGTAAAAGAGAAATTCTCTCCAGCCCCCACAGACAAACCAAGCACAGAAAATCCGGCAGAGACAAAAGAACCCCCAAAGGCCACACAGCCAGAAGAAAAAGAAACAGAACCAACACCAAAACAGACCCCTTTAGAAACACCATCCCCGACCCCTAAGCCAACAAAAACACTGGAAAAAAGCAAAGAACCAAGTCATACAACAGAGGAAACAAAAAAAACAATCAACATGCTCATATACTTTGCAAAAGTATATGACAACGGAGAAGTAATAACAGCACCAGTACCCAGGAAAATAGAATACAAAGACGCACCACTTACAAGCACACTCAAAACCCTTCTTGCAGGCCCCACAGAAACAGAAAAAAAATCAGGCATAAAAAACCTCATACCAGAAGGAACAAAACTATTGGGCGTAAGCGTAAAGAACAGAATAGCATACATAAACATGTCGGAAGACCTCAGATTCAATCCCTTGGGACAGGAAGGACTTCTTATAGAACTCAAGCAAATAGTATATACAGCAACACAGTTTCCAACCGTAGACAAAGTGCAAATCCTGATAGAAGGGAAAATAATCCCCTATCTTGCACCGGAAGGCATACCAATAGGAAAACCACTAAAACCCGACGAGATATAG
- a CDS encoding MerR family transcriptional regulator, which translates to MYTIGQVCALFDIKPHVLRYWETEIPLLSPRKDAYGRRMYTSADLQLIARIKYLAYEKRFTLEGIRKTLEHELDAPPLLMQIRMARSILLRTLSVIRKDIESIEEFADTDTENQDKL; encoded by the coding sequence ATGTATACTATAGGACAGGTTTGTGCACTCTTTGACATAAAGCCTCATGTGTTGCGATACTGGGAAACAGAAATCCCGCTCCTGTCGCCACGCAAAGATGCTTATGGAAGGCGGATGTATACTTCCGCAGACCTCCAGCTTATAGCAAGAATCAAGTATCTAGCATATGAAAAGCGTTTTACTCTGGAAGGTATAAGAAAAACCCTGGAGCACGAACTTGATGCACCTCCTTTGCTTATGCAAATACGTATGGCAAGAAGCATACTTCTAAGGACACTGTCTGTCATAAGAAAGGACATTGAGTCTATAGAAGAGTTTGCCGATACAGATACAGAAAACCAGGACAAACTCTAG
- a CDS encoding ABC transporter permease subunit: MSIGASSDSYIEVITSIWLMLTGAKDLSTAAPGFTTGKIIAAGAVITLPLALIALFVLTFTAMFGASFINTAKYLAVRHGQYIYTKFANIFMGVVSFLAATPLFVGLWVLSNSSGNEIPLPIIAIVIVFLGGLEWDVITFLRHDMERHANTTYSEVFTTIGAPLGKFFPMPRTMSGYLFSSSLPSFLPYLAGKVPAIIGAVTIAEIIFSFPGLGTTLLDALLGSKTDLLVASVFFLLCVNAVVVFIVKTVLFLIYPRWYEKAI; this comes from the coding sequence TTGTCAATTGGTGCTTCTTCTGACAGTTATATAGAGGTTATTACTTCTATTTGGTTGATGTTGACAGGAGCTAAAGATTTATCTACTGCAGCTCCTGGATTTACTACCGGAAAAATCATAGCCGCAGGTGCAGTTATCACATTACCTCTGGCATTGATTGCTTTGTTTGTCCTGACTTTTACAGCCATGTTTGGCGCTTCTTTTATAAATACTGCAAAATATTTGGCAGTGCGTCATGGACAATACATATATACTAAGTTTGCTAATATTTTCATGGGTGTAGTTAGCTTTTTGGCTGCTACGCCCCTGTTTGTTGGTTTGTGGGTATTAAGCAATTCTTCAGGAAATGAAATACCCTTGCCTATAATTGCTATCGTTATTGTCTTTTTAGGCGGTTTGGAATGGGATGTTATAACTTTCTTAAGACATGATATGGAAAGGCATGCTAATACTACATATTCTGAGGTTTTTACTACAATAGGAGCGCCTTTAGGTAAATTTTTTCCCATGCCTAGAACTATGTCAGGATATTTGTTCTCCTCAAGTTTGCCAAGTTTTCTACCTTATTTGGCCGGCAAGGTGCCTGCTATCATAGGTGCTGTGACTATTGCAGAAATTATATTTTCATTTCCTGGCTTAGGCACCACCCTTTTGGATGCATTGCTGGGATCAAAAACAGATTTGCTTGTAGCATCTGTGTTTTTTCTGTTATGCGTTAATGCCGTTGTTGTTTTTATTGTAAAAACAGTATTATTCCTTATTTATCCGAGGTGGTATGAAAAAGCTATATAA